Proteins found in one Fusarium keratoplasticum isolate Fu6.1 chromosome 12, whole genome shotgun sequence genomic segment:
- a CDS encoding HET domain-containing protein yields MEGFSDTSKQISHDHEICIAADPDSPAYQSGLIGGRYLGMDMKAPEYISAIGKWVQGCISSHERCCKAISDDSTFNPYLVELPTRCIEVTFTGAYLRHTLGTTGSYITLSHRWTGETETVKTTSSNYQERISGADLGPLSKNFDDAIAIARRLGVRYIWIGSICIIQESEDWDQEKWKMGQYYEHALFTISAVGTGHEQKEGSSFLDPSQARTPNSLVRLPFRQDGVRKGSVYLYRRDLNAYLLFHNDVDKSELHSRGWVFQERLLSKRIIYFTHRESFLECSSQVPQSFCNDVVKPPLPKLEQAIQLGTFRDIPMVPRHGFKVNFTLEHDSPLDIWYTIATSFSATSLTNQHDHLAAISGAAFEYGQAIENQLGNRKGNKKGKETRTTPNYLSGLWLRDIHHGLMWLREGAPNLACLCGAPSWSWLSY; encoded by the exons ATGGAGGGGTTTAGTGATACGTCCAAGCAAATCAGCCATGACCATGAAATCTGCATCGCTGCCGATCCAG ATAGTCCGGCCTATCAGTCGGGGCTCATTGGTGGAAGGTATCTCGGCATGGACATGAAAGCCCCGGAATACATTTCTGCAATTGGCAAATGGGTCCAGGGCTGCATCTCCTCTCATGAACGATGCTGCAAAGCTATCTCGGACGATTCTACATTCAACCCTTACCTGGTGGAACTCCCTACCCGTTGCATCGAAGTCACATTTACCGGCGCCTACCTGCGACACACCCTGGGGACCACTGGAAGCTATATCACCCTGAGCCATCGTTGGACTGGAGAGACTGAAACCGTCAAGACCACATCGTCCAATTACCAGGAACGCATCTCCGGGGCAGATTTGGGGCCTCTTTCAAAGAACTttgatgatgccatcgccatcgctcGGAGACTGGGAGTCAGGTACATCTGGATCGGCTCTATCTGCATTATCCAGGAAAGCGAGGATTGGGACCAGGAGAAGTGGAAGATGGGCCAGTACTATGAACATGCTCTGTTTACCATTTCGGCTGTTGGTACCGGACACGAACAGAAGGAAGGCAGCAGCTTTCTCGACCCATCCCAAGCCCGTACACCCAATTCCCTTGTGCGTCTTCCGTTCCGACAAGATGGTGTCCGAAAGGGGTCAGTCTATCTCTACAGGCGTGACCTAAACGCCTACCTCTTGTTTCATAATGACGTCGACAAGAGCGAGCTTCATTCACGCGGTTGGGTATTCCAGGAGCGACTCCTCAGCAAACGGATCATCTACTTTACCCACCGAGAGAGCTTCCTAGAGTGCTCCTCACAGGTGCCTCAGAGCTTCTGTAACGACGTGGTGAAACCACCACTGCCAAAGTTGGAGCAGGCCATCCAGCTAGGAACGTTCAGGGATATTCCAATGGTTCCCAGGCATggcttcaaggtcaacttTACTTTGGAGCACGATTCACCCCTCGATATTTGGTACACTATTGCAACATCATTCTCAGCAACCAGTCTTACAAACCAGCATGACCATTTAGCGGCGATTTCCGGCGCAGCTTTTGAATACGGACAAGCAATCGAGAACCAACTTGGAAATAGGAAAGGCAataagaagggaaaggagaCTCGGACTACCCCAAATTACTTGTCCGGTCTTTGGCTACGAGAtattcatcatggcctgATGTGGCTCAGGGAGGGTGCCCCAAACCTGGCGTGTCTATGCGGTGCCCCCTCATGGTCGTGGCTCTCGTACTAG
- a CDS encoding Tyrosinase, whose product MPPFNPPQPGPNEPYVVKGIDVKPGQKPGIRQELREFKKNEDAWNLYLLGLWQFELVPQDRLLSYFQIAGIHGLPYKGWPENDPELLKLERQRTREDGFGGFCTHSSILFLTWHRPYLALFESVLRDAMMHVAKQFTAEEGQEKYVAAAEAFRMPFWDWARPDLPVFPAEASSSKVVQVKMPDSLRKEYNFPAGKLVEIPNPLYSYKFQPGTQENIKVDRLSTTTRYHQRGKSEEEESAVSKRDLLIESITPYTKGVDDGLRMEVNLRERVVYLLQSYELFEQVSLNKVPPGVVQPGKGQDETVRKGRGFGSFEDVHNTVHVLSGGTGDRSGHMGRTSYSAFDPIFWLHHTNIDRLLAIWQGLRENPDKEDAWVTNQIAGDGNWAVPTGGKEGNQTPLLPFYRTADKAVPGPDKFWKSSQVRDTATFGYAYPETQHWDFADLALYRESIKDQLRSLYPSGSLANMVVATRGGNEKPDVTLRERATRLRQVQKVDAPNTALTALSLAHAAKPAVAKELQSILTDLEVPKVTIPKERSVADLVKGQTYLEWLVNIKAVKHALAGQYGVHVFLGDVPEEEPTTLYVVSPYHVGTFSPFGQDEETSCGKCKEDQAAGLEISGQIPLTIALAERYFAGQLPSLEEEDVRDYLTKNLHWEVVDQNGQRLRRRRDDLAGLLVGVVSNEVTLPDTENGFPSYSEYIKVYPEITTNREGNGRGEGTGVTEGQEKFCC is encoded by the exons ATGCCGCCCTTCAACCCTCCCCAGCCTGGTCCAAATGAGCCCTATGTTGTCAAAGGTATTGACGTCAAGCCTGGACAGAAGCCCGGCATCCGCCAAGAACTGCGAGAGTTCAAGAAGAATGAGGACGCGTGGAACCTCTACCTGCTTGGTCTCTGGCAGTTCGAACTAGTTCCTCAGGACAGGCTGCTGTCGTACTTCCAGATCGCGG GCATTCATGGTCTGCCATACAAGGGATGGCCCGAAAATGATCCCGAACTCCTCAAACTGGAGAGGCAAAGGACTAGAGAGGATGGGTTCGGAGGATTCTGCACCCACTCCTCTATTCTATTCCTTACCTGGCATCGACCCTACTTGGCCCTTTTTGAG TCTGTCCTCCGGGATGCCATGATGCATGTGGCGAAGCAGTTCACCGcggaagaaggccaagaaaaGTACGTGGCCGCTGCTGAGGCATTCCGGATGCCATTTTGGG ATTGGGCTCGTCCAGACCTCCCAGTGTTTCCCGCCGAGGCTTCCAGCTCCAAGGTCGTTCAAGTCAAGATGCCAGATAGCCTGAGGAAGGAGTACAACTTCCCGGCGGGCAAACTCGTCGAAATCCCCAACCCCTTATATTCATACAAGTTTCAACCCGGCACGCAGGAGAATATCAAG GTCGACAGGTTGTCAACAACGACTCGCTATCATCAACGCGGCAAatccgaggaggaagagtcaGCGGTGAGCAAGCGAGATCTCCTCATCGAGTCCATCACGCCATATACCAAAGGGGTCGACGACGGATTGAGAATGGAGGTCAACCTTCGCGAGCGAGTGGTTTACCTTCTCCAATCCTACGAGCTTTTCGAGCAGGTAAGTCTGAACAAGGTCCCCCCTGGGGTTGTGCAGCCGGGCAAGGGACAAGACGAGACCGTGAGGAAAGGCCGCGGCTTCGGAAGTTTCGAAGATGTCCACAACACCGTCCATGTTCTCAGCGGCGGTACTGGCGACAGATCTGGCCATATGGGAAGAACCTCCTACTCAGCTTTTGACCCCATCTTCTGGCTCCATCACAC GAACATCGACCGCCTTCTCGCTATCTGGCAGGGCCTGCGTGAGAATCCTGACAAAGAAGACGCCTGGGTCACAAACCAGATAGCAGGGGATGGAAACTGGGCCGTACCCACGGGGGGCAAAGAGGGGAACCAAACACCACTCTTGCCATTCTACAGGACGGCAGACAAGGCCGTTCCTGGCCCGGATAAGTTTTGGAAATCCAGCCAGGTCCGGGATACGGCAACGTTTGGCTACGCGTACCCAGAAACCCAGCACTGGGATTTTGCTGATCTTGCCCTTTATCGCGAAAGCATTAAGGACCAACTTCGTTCCCTCTATCCATCCGGGTCACTGGCAAACATGGTCGTGGCCACGAGGGGAGGAAATGAGAAGCCAGATGTCACGCTCAGGGAGCGCGCCACGAGGCTCAGGCAGGTCCAAAAAGTCGACGCACCCAATACCGCATTGACTGCCCTGTCTCTCGCTCATGCGGCGAAGCCCGCCGTTGCAAAAGAGCTGCAGTCGATTCTCACGGACCTAGAGGTTCCCAAGGTCACCATCCCCAAAGAGCGCTCAGTGGCAGACTTAGTCAAGGGCCAAACTTACCTAGAGTGgctcgtcaacatcaaggcGGTAAAGCACGCCCTCGCGGGCCAGTACGGGGTCCACGTCTTCCTTGGCGATGTGCCGGAGGAGGAACCGACTACTCTTTACGTCGTGTCGCCGTATCATGTCGGAACCTTTTCTCCCTTTGGCCAGGATGAAGAGACTTCGTGCGGCAAGTGCAAGGAGGACCAGGCCGCCGGTCTTGAGATCAGTGGTCAGATCCCTCTTACCATTGCTCTAGCTGAGCGCTACTTTGCCGGCCAGCTACCCagtcttgaagaagaggatgtcAGGGATTATCTTACGAAAAACCTCCACTGGGAAGTCGTTGACCAAAACGGTCAGAGACTCAGGCGCCGTCGAGATGACCTCGCGGGCCtgcttgttggtgttgtcagCAATGAAGTCACGCTTCCTGACACTGAGAATGGGTTCCCCAGCTACTCCGAGTACATCAAGGTGTATCCCGAAATCACTACCAACAGGGAAGGAAACGGCCGTGGAGAAGGAACAGGAGTTACAGAGGGGCAGGAGAAATTCTGTTGTTAG
- a CDS encoding N-acetyltransferase domain-containing protein, with the protein MASAPTITIEPGYRPGFLARCLEMHIAFYHPSVHWGLAFETSLAKDFAEIIERLEKNPRNQVWAAVETPPPQTSPGVFTQRIVGTLLVDSESLKTTGAAQIRGFIVDERVRGLGIGKKLLAAAMEFIESNGFDKATLYTSGTQDTAVYLYKKAGFVVELDEEKIVWEKPLRVLQLTWKRPQVADREPNGVSEGKNS; encoded by the coding sequence ATGGCCAGCGCccccaccatcaccatcgaaCCGGGATACCGCCCCGGTTTCCTCGCCAGGTGCCTCGAGATGCATATAGCCTTCTACCATCCATCTGTCCACTGGGGTCTCGCCTTTGAAACATCACTCGCCAAAGACTTTGCCGAAATCATCGAGCGACTCGAGAAAAACCCCCGCAATCAAGTCTGGGCAGCCGTTGAAACGCCTCCACCACAAACGAGCCCTGGCGTCTTCACCCAACGCATCGTAGGGACTCTTCTTGTCGACTCAGAAAGTTTGAAGACTACAGGGGCAGCGCAGATACGTGGATTCATTGTGGATGAGCGAGTCCGTGGTCTGGGGATCGGAAAGAAACTCTTGGCCGCCGCTATGGAGTTTATCGAGAGCAACGGGTTTGACAAGGCCACTCTCTATACGAGTGGTACTCAAGACACGGCAGTCTATCTGTACAAGAAGGCTGGATTTGTGGTCGAGCtggatgaagagaagattGTGTGGGAGAAGCCACTGAGGGTGTTGCAGCTCACTTGGAAGCGGCCGCAGGTGGCGGACCGGGAGCCCAATGGTGTTTCTGAGGGCAAAAACAGCTAA
- a CDS encoding MFS domain-containing protein translates to MSSVSEKSNPMLHQTSEHGDIIADEAINVPGYDATINIESGETRRALLKVDFCILPFIVLCFCFLQFDRTNIGNALTDTLREDINIDNSDINLAQTLFTVGFIVTELPFNLISRYMGPERFLPITMFLWGIATWSQMFLKNATGLCVARFFVGALEGGYIPGFALYISKYYTNNELALRYAIFWASNSFAGALGGPLSIGLLSLRGRGGLQGWQWLFLIEGVLTCFLGVMAYLYFPHSAAKPKSFFGRSFNIFTEREASILVTRVIRNDPTKALRYGKPVLPSHILETFMDWRLYGHLVAALLSMVMISPMNTYAPSIIKSLGFTSLQANGLNSVGSVCALIWSVSLAFSSDKFRERGFHIAAGYLWGAVGLLWLALAPDNVSKWTLYGGVVWTQMGMGCAQAISAAWLTTKMQDYKRPVALAAYVMSIQLANFPGNQLFRTQDAPRYTRGLSIAAGCAIAAAVVILVWKLLYRLFDHGDAGVESEFRVAPAEERGEK, encoded by the exons ATGTCTTCTGTTTCTGAAAAGAGCAATCCAATGTTGCATCAAACGTCGGAGCACGGTGACATCATTGcagatgaagccatcaacgTGCCTGGCTACgatgccaccatcaacatcgaaTCCGGCGAAACCAGGAGAGCATTGCTAAAGGTTGACTTTTGCATCCTCCCATTTATCgtcctctgcttctgctttCTCCAGTTTGACCGCACCAACATCGGCAATGCCTTGACCGACACTCTTCGAGAGGACATCAACATTGACAACTCGGACATCAACTTGGCCCAGACTCTCTTCACCGTGGGCTTCATCGTTACTGAGCTGCCCTTCAACCTGATCAGCAGGTACATGGGTCCGGAGAGGTTTCTCCCGATTACAATGTTTCTGTGGGGCATTGCAACATGGTCTCAGATGTTCCTGAAGAATGCAACTGGACTTTGTGTCGCTCGGTTCTTCGTGGGAGCCCTCGAAGGTGGATATATCCCCGGTTTCGCACTCTACATCTCGAAATACTATACGAACAACGAGCTTGCGCTGCGATACGCCATTTTCTGGGCTTCAAATAGTTTTGCGGGTGCTCTCGGCGGACCCTTGTCTATCGGTTTGCTCTCCCttcgaggaagaggcggcCTCCAAGGATGGCAATGGCTGTTCCTAATCG AGGGCGTTCTCACTTGCTTCCTGGGAGTCATGGCTTATCTGTACTTCCCTCACTCTGCAGCAAAACCCAAGTCCTTCTTTGGCAGATCCTTTAACATCTTCACCGAACGAGAAGCATCGATCCTTGTCACGCGCGTCATCCGCAACGATCCTACCAAAGCTCTTCGATACGGAAAACCAGTGCTGCCTTCCCACATACTCGAAACGTTTATGGATTGGAGACTGTACGGTCATCTTGTGGCCGCTCTGCTCTCCATGGTCATGATATCACCAATGAATACATACGCCCCGTCCATCATCAAGTCTCTGGGGTTCACTTCCCTTCAGGCGAACGGACTTAACTCTGTTGGAAGTGTCTGTGCCCTGATATGGTCGGTGTCTCTGGCGTTTAGCAGCGACAAGTTCCGTGAGCGGGGGTTCCACATTGCGGCGGGATATCTTTGGGGTGCAGTTGGTTTGCTCTGGCTGGCATTGGCACCCGACAACGTCAGTAAATGGACACTTTACG GAGGAGTTGTTTGGACCCAAATGGGCATGGGCTGCGCGCAAGCGATTAGTGCAGCCTGGCTCACGACGAAAATGCAAGACTACAAGCGCCCTGTGGCCTTGGCCGCTTATGTTATGAGCATCCAACTTGCTAATTTCCCTGGAAACCAGCTCTTTCGGACACAAG ACGCCCCTCGATACACCCGAGGATTGAGCATCGCTGCCGGATGCGCCATCGCTGCAGCAGTCGTGATCCTGGTCTGGAAGTTGCTTTACCGCTTGTTTGATCATGGCGACGCTGGTGTTGAGTCTGAGTTTCGAGTTGCTCCAGCTGAGGAAAGGGGCGAGAAATAG